TGTTTGATTGCAGCAGGAATGTTAACATCCAAAACTTGTATTTGACCAATACTGTAAGATTCAATTGCTGAAACTTTAAATCCACCTTTAATTCGTGCAACTTTTGCTCCCTTTGAAGCTGCAGCAATTACTGATGGCTCTTCAATCACCATCGGAATAATGTAATCCTTACCATTAATCTTGAAATTTGTTGCAATTCCCAATGGTAATGAGAATGTACCAATAGCATTTTCAACCATTTTATCTGCTTTATCAAATGAAATTCCTCCATTTTCACTTTGTAAAATATTAATTTCATCACTAGAAAGATTGGCAAATTTTGCAACAATGTCTAATCTTTCCTTTCTTGATTTTTCAAACAATTTTGAAATTGATGAATCGGGCATTTTATTTCAGGTTCTGTCAAGTCATAGGGATATTAATTATTTGTCCATCTTCCTGACTCGCCACAATCGACTCTGCATCTTGGAACTGCTTCATTGCTTCAACTTGCGGTGCGTTGGGGCCGAACCTCAACCCTCTGGCCAAAATGTTTTTGGCTGCATTCTCATCCCTGTCGATAAGAATTTTGCACACGGTACATCTCATCACTCGGTGCTCTTCGGGTACTAGTTTTATCCCACATACCGCACACTTTGATGATGTGCCATGTGCCTTTACATACTGAACGGGCAACCCATTCCATTTAGCTTTGTATTCTATCTGTCTCTGCAATTCATAAAAACTCCATGTGTTCATTTTACCACGATGTTTTTTACCCTGACCGTTTCCCTTACGATACAATTTTCTGATTCCTTTTATGTCTTCTAGAATGATTCCCTGATTCTGTGATGTGATCCTCTTTGAGACATTATGAAGCAGTTGATGTACTCTGTTTTTCTCCTTCTTGCCGTATTTTGTGAATAATTTCTTTCTAATCCTTGCATCATTTCTTTTAAAGTGAGATTTGACCTGCCTATATTTCTGCTTGATATCATTTGTCTTTTTTAGATTGTATATCATGAACTTGTTGTTTGTATCAAAGGACGTTGCATTGTCCAGATTCCTATCAATTCCTACATACGAGTGTGGATTCTTTTGTTGTATCTCCATGGAGTATGAAATGACTAGTTTTTCAGGGGTTACTGTTATTGAGCCGAGTTTTGCAGATTCTAGTTTTTGCAGTACATATGATGCAAGTTTGATGTAGATGTACTGTTTTGCCCTGATTGGGAATCTTAAATGGTTGTCAATTATTTTGTATGTTTGATTGTCAAGTGTTATCATGTTTCTTTTCATGTATGGTCTGTTTGCATTTGGTTTTTTCTTTTTGGTTGCACGGTATAGTTTGAGTCTTGCCTTTGCAACAGATATGGAGCCATGAACATATTTTGCATAATATTGTGAATTATTCCTGAGATGTTCATACAGTTCGTGGTGCATTGTATTGCGTGAAGTTAGATTTTTTTCATCTGAGATACGAATAGCCTCATTTGTACACAATCTGAAATAATTAAAGACATCTGCCAGTTCTTCCCTTTTGTCATGGAACTGCCAAACACATTTAGTATGCAGCATTATTAACTCATGTATACTATGTTAAATTATTACAGGTTATAGTGTAATACTCATATAGTATTTTTATGTCACTATAACTTGACAGAACCTTATTTCAATATCCTCAATAATTTATCATCCATTCTATCTGGAAAACCTTTTCCGTCAGTATTTGAAGTAATTACATAAAGACTTCCGTCATTTCCCTCAACTACATCACGAACTCGCCCAATTCCACTAAGAATAGATTTTTGGGAACTTAGTCCCTGCTCAAAATCTACCTGATAGAGATTGGCAGATCTCATGGAGGCCATAATAAATGGAAATTCAAAATCAAGTTTGTCGCCAGAATAAAACAAGATACCTCCAGGCTCTATACTTGGATCATAGCAGATGATGGCATCTTCAAAAGTTTCATCACCTGAGCATTGCTGTTTAGGCCAACCGTAGTTTTTTCCTGCTTGAATAATATTGATTTCATCATTTTTTTCAGGTCCAAATTCTGCCACAAACATGTTACCATCATTATCCCAAGTCATTCCTTGAGGATTTCTGTGTCCTAAAGAGAAAACAGGTGAATTAGAAAATGGATTATCAACAGGAATTGTTCCATCATCATTTAATCTTAAAATTTTTCCGGATAAAGAATCAAGTTCCTGGGGAAGATGTGATGCATCTGAAACCGTTCCAGTACCAACATATAATTTTCTGTCAGGCCCAAATTTTATAAAACCTCCATTAGTAAATGAAGATCCAGGAATTTTATCAAATATTGTTTTGGCATCTTGCAATTTATTTTCTGATTCAGTAATTCGCAGAATTTTATTCCATAGTTTTCCATCCTCTTCATATGTCAAAAATACATAGATGTAATGATTAGTTGAAAAATCTGGATGGAGTGCAATGCCTAGTAATCCACCATCAAAAACATTTGCAGGACGAAATGCAGCAAGTGGTGATTCTAATAGATTTCCATCTTCAATAACTCTGATGAATCCATCTTTTTCAGTTACAAAAACTCTATTGTCTGAAATTGCAATTGCACGAGGTTTGTCAAGATTTTCAGCTAAAATAGTTACAAAATCATTTTGAGAATTCAAAGTGGGTTTTGGTAATGGTATAGGATCAGAAGGCGATGTCAAAACCAATACTGAAAATATTATAGCACCAACAATTGCAATGATTTGAATTTTTTTATCCACAAAAAAGTAATCTTTTCAAATCCTATTAATTACTTTCAAGAATTTGATAAAGCGTATATACGGCTGAACTTCATTTATGTTCAGCGGGGTGGGGAAGCCAGACTAATTAGGGCTAGGTCATCCCGGCGGGCTCATAACCCGCAGTTCAGTAGTTCAAATGGAGTTAATCTCCTGAAAGTCTACTCCCCGCTACTTAGTTTCTATAAACGCAAAACCATAAAAGAGATTTATCAAATTTTGTGGATTTGTTGATTATACCTACTCGTTGCAAAGGTCTAGTTAGATGTCTATGTGCAGATATTTTTGGAACATACAGTTGTTTTTTGATTTTTCTTGAAATTTCATTACTAGTTTTACTTGTTGCTTTTTTGCCACAACGTATACACTGAAATCCTTGATTCTTGCCTTTGGACTTCATTTTTTTATTACATTTTTTACAAAATGGATTTGACGTTGAAAGGTTTTTTTCAAGATGGATAATTTCAACAAATTCAAGATTAATTATTCGTGGAAAATTTTTTGATGCCTTTCTAACTCCACCTCCCACACAAATCTTATCTCCTTTAATCAAGTGTGAAGCAACAGTATTGATTCCTGTTTCTTTGTAAACGGCGCACCAAAATTCATGGTTATTTGAATTAATTTTGAAAAATACGTGTCCTCCTTTAACAATTTTAGGAGTATTGGATACCATTCCAGTGATTTTTCCTGAAGCATAAGGCAACATGTTTTCAAAATTCAATTCATTTTTCAAATGATCTCCGGTTCCCTGGTTTGATTTGAATATCATGTATCCATCTAACTTTTCTTCACTTTTTAGAATCTTAGTTGCATAAAGCAGTGAATCGACATTTTCTCCTCGGACACCATAGAAAACAGGATCAGGTCCATGTGGAGTAATTAGAATTCGTCCTTTCTTTGTATCAAAACTGTTAAACGTATTCGGAAAAGTTTTTTCTTGCATAACTTTTACACTATTACTAGAAATTTTTCGTTCCTTTCCAAATTTTGATTTTTTACGATAACTCAAAAGTTCTAATGTGTGATCATGAAAATCATACCCTATTGCACCAATAGCCCCTACTAATCCTTGACCATTACCTTTGTAAAAAAATTCAAGGTTATTTTTTTTAGCAAATTTTTTTGCATTATTTCTATTAATTAATCTCCATAAAGCTAAATTACTAAAATCAATAAAATCAGATGGAATTGAATCACTTTCAAAAAATACTAATCCAGGATTTGCGCCATTTTTAACATCAGAATACTTTGAAACAAGATTTTTTACTTGTTGTTTTACATTTGATGGATTTTTTGTCTTGATTTTTATGGACACTGCACCATTACCTCTAGTTTTCCACGGGATGTTAGGATTGAATCGGATTAATCTTGGAAAATCAAGAAATTCAGTTTTCTGTTTTTGAAGTAAATCAACAATTTTGTAGGCTAGAAATGTAGTACACATTCCCTTTGGTGAATCAGTATCATCAAATCCAATATTTAGAATAGTTTCTTTTTTCACAATTCATTTTGATAATTAAGACATTTTTAGTTGTTGCACGGTTCAGTTGATTTAAATTAATAAAGTCATATTCCAAGCTGAATTGATCATAATAGATGAAGAGAGGATTTTCAAAGAAATTGAGAATAAAAATCCAGCATCAGTTTCATTAAATGGTCCAGACGGAATTTTACCACAAGTTCAGGAAACTGCAATGAAAATCTCAGAGAAATTTGGAATTCCAGCTTATGTTTTAGCAGATACCACATGGGGAACATGTGATCTAAATACAAATGGCTCCAAAGTTCTTGGAGCAGAAATTCAATTCAACATAGGACACACAATTAACACAGAATCACTAGAAAAAAATCTTGTTTTA
This genomic window from Nitrosopumilus ureiphilus contains:
- a CDS encoding RNA-guided endonuclease InsQ/TnpB family protein, with the translated sequence MLHTKCVWQFHDKREELADVFNYFRLCTNEAIRISDEKNLTSRNTMHHELYEHLRNNSQYYAKYVHGSISVAKARLKLYRATKKKKPNANRPYMKRNMITLDNQTYKIIDNHLRFPIRAKQYIYIKLASYVLQKLESAKLGSITVTPEKLVISYSMEIQQKNPHSYVGIDRNLDNATSFDTNNKFMIYNLKKTNDIKQKYRQVKSHFKRNDARIRKKLFTKYGKKEKNRVHQLLHNVSKRITSQNQGIILEDIKGIRKLYRKGNGQGKKHRGKMNTWSFYELQRQIEYKAKWNGLPVQYVKAHGTSSKCAVCGIKLVPEEHRVMRCTVCKILIDRDENAAKNILARGLRFGPNAPQVEAMKQFQDAESIVASQEDGQIINIPMT
- a CDS encoding PQQ-dependent sugar dehydrogenase, with product MDKKIQIIAIVGAIIFSVLVLTSPSDPIPLPKPTLNSQNDFVTILAENLDKPRAIAISDNRVFVTEKDGFIRVIEDGNLLESPLAAFRPANVFDGGLLGIALHPDFSTNHYIYVFLTYEEDGKLWNKILRITESENKLQDAKTIFDKIPGSSFTNGGFIKFGPDRKLYVGTGTVSDASHLPQELDSLSGKILRLNDDGTIPVDNPFSNSPVFSLGHRNPQGMTWDNDGNMFVAEFGPEKNDEINIIQAGKNYGWPKQQCSGDETFEDAIICYDPSIEPGGILFYSGDKLDFEFPFIMASMRSANLYQVDFEQGLSSQKSILSGIGRVRDVVEGNDGSLYVITSNTDGKGFPDRMDDKLLRILK
- a CDS encoding tRNA(Ile)(2)-agmatinylcytidine synthase; the encoded protein is MKKETILNIGFDDTDSPKGMCTTFLAYKIVDLLQKQKTEFLDFPRLIRFNPNIPWKTRGNGAVSIKIKTKNPSNVKQQVKNLVSKYSDVKNGANPGLVFFESDSIPSDFIDFSNLALWRLINRNNAKKFAKKNNLEFFYKGNGQGLVGAIGAIGYDFHDHTLELLSYRKKSKFGKERKISSNSVKVMQEKTFPNTFNSFDTKKGRILITPHGPDPVFYGVRGENVDSLLYATKILKSEEKLDGYMIFKSNQGTGDHLKNELNFENMLPYASGKITGMVSNTPKIVKGGHVFFKINSNNHEFWCAVYKETGINTVASHLIKGDKICVGGGVRKASKNFPRIINLEFVEIIHLEKNLSTSNPFCKKCNKKMKSKGKNQGFQCIRCGKKATSKTSNEISRKIKKQLYVPKISAHRHLTRPLQRVGIINKSTKFDKSLLWFCVYRN